The Oecophyllibacter saccharovorans sequence CACCGGATCAGGATGAGCAGATGACCGTCTGGGTGCAGAACAGTCATGGCACGCCCATTCCGGCAGGCAGCCTCTCCTTCAACCGTATGGGGACTGAAGAAGGGGCGGCAGTTGCAGAGGAAATTCCCCCATATGCCACCCTGGCTGTGGATGTGGGGGCATTGCTGCCGGAAGTCCGCTGGCCTGCACAGCTGGAAATGCGTGCCGGCCGCCATGTCGTTCGCCCACGTTACGAGATAACCCAGCAAGGACGGACCCGCATTGCGCATCTGAACGTCGAGCGCGAAGACCTGAAGCCCGATCCCGCAATCGCCCGGATGCCTGCCAGTCTGGGGCGGGGAATTCTGCTGCCGTTTCCCGTGCCCGATCCCCGGCACTTTGAGATCTGGCTGCAACCCAACCCGATGACTGAAACGGTGCGGAACCTGCCGGTGCGCGTTGACCTGTATGATGAGGAAGGCCGACAGACCGCCTCACATTTTCTCGGCAATCTGCCACGTGATTTTCAACAGGCAGTGCCCCTGCATGAATTGGCTGAAAGCCAGGGGCATGGGGACCTGGTTTATGACTTCCGCGATGGCGGCACAGCGGATGGCTGGCTGCACGGCATGTTGCGCTACCGTCACCGGACGAACCGGCACACGGCCGAAACCAGTTTCGGCGGCCACATCTTCAACACCCTCATGACCTGGCGCAATGAACCCCAATCCTATGCCGGCCCTCCACCGGGTCTGACGACACGCATTTTTCTCAAACTGGGCCAGAAGCTGGAAGGGAAATTTCTGCGCAGTTTCTGCCATCTGCTTTATCCCGCTTCCCTGGAAGGGGCGCCTGATTCTCAAACCCGGCTTTATCTGTATGGCCGCGACGGCAAAGCCCTGGCGCAGCGTGATCTGTCACTGCCTGCCTGCGGGTCGCGGCTTCTGCACCCCCACAAGCTGTTCACGCCACAGGAACTGACTGAAGCGGGAGAGGGAGGGTATGTGCTGATTCGCGATCTGACCTGTCGCCTGTTCGGCTATCATGGACTTGAAAACGATGAGGGCGCTTTCTCCCTGGACCACATGTTCGGTTTCTGAACAAAGACCTGTCTCACTGGCAGTTTCTGCCTGGGCGGCTCTTGTCACTCTGAAAGCAGCCTGATAGAAATCTTCCCGGAATGGGTGCGTAGCTCAGCGGTAGAGCACTGCCTTCACACGGCAGGGGTCACAGGTTCAATCCCTGTCGCACCCACCATTCTGTTTCGCGAAGAAGCTAATGATTTTTTGAAGTTTTGCTATATTTTAAGGGACCATTCAAAGATTTAGAAAAATAATTATTATAATTATTTTTGTAAATCATTATAAATATAATATAAAAATAAAAGTATTTATCCTAAAAGTAGATATAAGTGGATACGTCTCCTTATAATTATTTTTATATAAATTTAACTGTGGGCATAGAATAGAAGTTATTATAAGATTTTTAATTAATTCAATAACCTCTTTTCCATATAGCTAATAGTTATGTTTCTGATTCCAACAGATGCTAGACACGCCTTCAAGGAAAGAGTAATTTCAACAAAGGCAGTTTTAGACTTAAATTAAACACATTATACAAAAATTATTTATGTTCTTGGGGGTTGGCTAATGAAGGTTGCAGTGTGTCTTGTAGTAAAAAACGAGCAAGAAGAAATTATATATTGGCTTGCGTGGTATAAAGCACTCGGATTTGATACGTTTATCATCTATGATGATTATTCCGATGATAACACGGAAGAGGTTATTCTCTCATTAGCCCCAATACTTGATATCCGTTACATGAGAAATGCGGTCAATCATGACTTACATAATATCAGACAAGTCCGAGCTTATAATGATGCAGTTACAAAATATGGAAAAGAATTCGAATGGATTTCCTTCTTTGATGCAGATGAATACTTAGATTTATATGGAAATAGCATAAAATCTTATCTAAGAAATTTTGATAATGCATCTTTAATCGCGTTTAACTGGTGCAATGTTGGTACAAATGGTCATGTAAGCCGTCCAGTAGGACCGCCAATTACCAATTATGAATATAATGGTAAGAATGATTTATATTGGAATCGCCATACAAAAGTGATCTTCCGCCCCGATAAATTAGCTAAGAAGATCTATCAAGTTCATAATGTATCTGTTCATGGAGAAAGTGTGGATTCTGAAGGATTATCTGTGAAATGGGAGAATGAGCATGGGGGCTTTACCTCAAATCCTCCTACTTGGAAAGGAGGCCGCCTTATTCATTATCAATCTAGATCAATAGAACACTATGTCAAAAGAGATAAAAATATTGAAGACGTTCGACGGGATAAAGGAGACCCTTTACACACTGTTGCAAAGAGTGAAGAGTACAACTCGCTGTTTAATCCTGTATCCACTGTGACATTGGTAAAATTTTATGAGTGGATGTTACATTTCGCAAATCAGCAGGCACGTATTCTAATTGAAAGTTTGAGAGCTAAACCTTCTGGCTTCCTAGCAGAGCTAGCACATATAGTAACTCCATCTAATGTGTCTATTTTCGATCCATCTTATATTCCTTTGCAACATGAAGTTGACAGAAACTGGATCTCTGAAGAAAAGTTAGAAGGAAATATCTTTAAAGACATTGCTATCGATAATCAACCATACGTGGCTTTTAACATAAAGAATGCTTTTGGAAATTTGTTGGGAGCACATGAAGGGGAGCTTTCCTTATCTATTAATCCTGAAGAAGCACTTATCGGGATTTATATTCACGGAAGTAGATACGTTCATCTCTTTACAAAAGATGGAAAAGGTTTTCGTATTGAAGGTGATGCGCGAATTTTACCTGCGCTAACCTTTAAAGTGTGGCGTAAGGAAGACCGTAGCGGGTTTCTTTCGCATCCTAGGACTGGTCGTTTCTTAGGGTTTACGCCACAAGGTGAATATTCGGTAAAAAAAATTAGAGCTTTAGGGTGGGAAGTACTGCATTTTGAGCCAATAGAACTACAAAATCTTCCGAAGCATATTCTTAGGGCTGCTTCTTATCTGGGGCTTGCAAATAGTTTAGCAGCTCTTAAAGAGGTGAACCCTAGTCCTGAACTTGGCGCCTTACAAATTAATGCCATTACGGCATTAGATGATGTTTCACGTGAGGTAGTTAAATTAGTTAGTAAAGGCATAATGGGGGAGCATCTTTTCTAAAAGAGAGATAGTTTTTGAAGAGTATAGATCTTTCAAGTCATTTTTTAACATTAAATATTTTGAAGGGGTTTAAATATTGGGCGGTTCCATGAAGCCTGGCAGGCACGCCGGCAACAGAGATGCGGAAGAGCTGGACAGGAAAGTGAATTCTCGTCTGGCCTTTGTTGAATGGCGCAGCACGGTCAAGCTGTGAAACCGGTAACCAGAGCAAACCCTGGCTGTCCAGAAAAGGTGCATCAACCCAGTGAAGTTCCGGGCTGCGGGTGAGGGTGCTGATCGTGCCGTCAGGCGCACGGACCTGCTCGGCATCCTCGCGGAGATTGCTGAAATAAAGGTTGCCCTCGGCATCAATGGCGGTCCCGCCGACAGGTGGCAGGTTGGCCCAGGGGCTGACCTGTGCCTCCAGCTGGGCGGGGGAAAGGTCCGGGTTTTCCAAGGCGGCAGTGGGGACTTTCGACCAGGGACCTTCCAGCGTGCCGAAATAAAGCCAGCTTCCATCCGGACTGACCTCAATCGGGTCCGTGTTGATCCGTAAAGGTTTGCCGTCCGGGGCACGAACGATGGTCGTTGTGGCGGGAATGGTGGTATCTGCACTTCCGGGAGGGGCAAAAGGCACGACAATCGGCCGGTCGGGTTGCGCAGTGGTCGCAGGCACAGCGTTGAGAACGCGCCTGGCCTGACCTGTATCCATGTTCAGGACGAGAAGCCCTGGCCGACCCGCGTCGGTCAGGAAGGCGTAGGGACCATGAAAGCGGACATCATCAATATAGCTTCCAGGCAGCGCCAGCTCCGGACCAAGAGGGTAGATGCGCCGAATCTGGCCGTTTGTCGCGTCTATACGAACGACTTTGGCGGCATTCGGCAGCGGGCCGCTTCCGAATACGGGCGTGCCTGTATCCACAATCCACAAATCGCCATCCGGCGCTATGTGGAGCGCGTTGACGTTGACAAATTTATGACGCGGGTCCTCCCCGGGACGCCAGGAATTCCAGTCTGCATCCGGCCAGGGGGTCTGAGTATCGGCCCCGGTGCTGGCCACTGAGAGAAACTGTCTGTTATCTGATGCAGGCCAGGCCCAACGTGGACCGCCAACAAGGGTGGCGCCCCGAAACCGGGCGACAGCGTTCCAGACCATGTGTCTGGTTTGCGCAACCTGCTGCAGGGGCAGCGACCCAGCTCGGGCGACCGAAGAAGCAGCGCTGCCGAGAAAAATTCCCGCCAGTACGCCGCCTACCAGACAACGTTGCAAGGGTGT is a genomic window containing:
- a CDS encoding glycosyltransferase family 92 protein — encoded protein: MCLVVKNEQEEIIYWLAWYKALGFDTFIIYDDYSDDNTEEVILSLAPILDIRYMRNAVNHDLHNIRQVRAYNDAVTKYGKEFEWISFFDADEYLDLYGNSIKSYLRNFDNASLIAFNWCNVGTNGHVSRPVGPPITNYEYNGKNDLYWNRHTKVIFRPDKLAKKIYQVHNVSVHGESVDSEGLSVKWENEHGGFTSNPPTWKGGRLIHYQSRSIEHYVKRDKNIEDVRRDKGDPLHTVAKSEEYNSLFNPVSTVTLVKFYEWMLHFANQQARILIESLRAKPSGFLAELAHIVTPSNVSIFDPSYIPLQHEVDRNWISEEKLEGNIFKDIAIDNQPYVAFNIKNAFGNLLGAHEGELSLSINPEEALIGIYIHGSRYVHLFTKDGKGFRIEGDARILPALTFKVWRKEDRSGFLSHPRTGRFLGFTPQGEYSVKKIRALGWEVLHFEPIELQNLPKHILRAASYLGLANSLAALKEVNPSPELGALQINAITALDDVSREVVKLVSKGIMGEHLF
- a CDS encoding SMP-30/gluconolactonase/LRE family protein — its product is MQRCLVGGVLAGIFLGSAASSVARAGSLPLQQVAQTRHMVWNAVARFRGATLVGGPRWAWPASDNRQFLSVASTGADTQTPWPDADWNSWRPGEDPRHKFVNVNALHIAPDGDLWIVDTGTPVFGSGPLPNAAKVVRIDATNGQIRRIYPLGPELALPGSYIDDVRFHGPYAFLTDAGRPGLLVLNMDTGQARRVLNAVPATTAQPDRPIVVPFAPPGSADTTIPATTTIVRAPDGKPLRINTDPIEVSPDGSWLYFGTLEGPWSKVPTAALENPDLSPAQLEAQVSPWANLPPVGGTAIDAEGNLYFSNLREDAEQVRAPDGTISTLTRSPELHWVDAPFLDSQGLLWLPVSQLDRAAPFNKGQTRIHFPVQLFRISVAGVPARLHGTAQYLNPFKIFNVKK